The DNA region GTGTATCCCCCCAAAATTTCAGCAAAAATCGGTGCTCCTCTTTTTTGGGCGTTCTCTAATGTTTCCAATACCAGTACACCAGCCCCCTCTCCTATTACGAAGCCATCGCGATCACGATCCCAAGGTCTAGACGCTTGCTCGGGCGCATCATTTCTTTCCGACAGTGCCCGATTAGCGATAAATCCTGATAATCCTACACGATTGACAGCTGCTTCAGTGCCACCACACACAATCATATCCGCACGACCAGAAACAAGATGCTGATAGGCAGCATCAATACAATAATTTGACGTTGCGCATGCTGTTGATATAGAATAATTAGGACCCATTAAACCAAAATCCATAGCAACCAGTGCTGGCGCCATATTAGTTATAATGTAAGGAATAAAGAACGGGGACAACTTTTTATTTCCGCAAACTAACTTCTCCATGCCCTCATCTAAAGTTTGCAAGCCTCCCATACCGGACCCGATAACCACCCCACAGCGATGAGGATCAGCAGGCAAATTATCTTTATCCCACCGAGACATAGCAATAGCTTTTTTAGCTGCGACCATAGCATATGTAATGAAAGGATCTACTCGACGTGCCTGTTTCTTGTCTAAATAGGGCTCTGGATTAAATTCAGGAATCCAACCAGCAAACCGCGTAGCATAATCCTCACAAGGAAATGATGTAATTGTACGCACGCCACTTGTGCCGGCCAACAAATTGTCATAAAAAGCATCCACTTCATTGCCCAAGCAAGAAACTACACCCAATCCTGTGACTACTACACGCTTTTTATCCATAAAACCATTCCACCTCACTAAGAAGCTAGGAGCTTGGACGTTATAATTGATCCATCCTTCCACAGCTCCTCTAACCGATATTGCTCTCTTACAGAAGAAACAAAGAGATGGATAACTATAAATCCATAATCTATAACTACCCAGTCACTATGGCTTAATCCGTCAACATGCAGAGGCGAAATATCGTGTGACTTTAATTCCTCCACAATATT from Chlamydia ibidis 10-1398/6 includes:
- the fabF gene encoding beta-ketoacyl-ACP synthase II; translated protein: MDKKRVVVTGLGVVSCLGNEVDAFYDNLLAGTSGVRTITSFPCEDYATRFAGWIPEFNPEPYLDKKQARRVDPFITYAMVAAKKAIAMSRWDKDNLPADPHRCGVVIGSGMGGLQTLDEGMEKLVCGNKKLSPFFIPYIITNMAPALVAMDFGLMGPNYSISTACATSNYCIDAAYQHLVSGRADMIVCGGTEAAVNRVGLSGFIANRALSERNDAPEQASRPWDRDRDGFVIGEGAGVLVLETLENAQKRGAPIFAEILGGYTTCDAFHITAPRDDGEGITSCILGALESAGIERERVNYINAHGTSTPLGDISEVLAVKKAFGSHIKNMRMNSTKSLIGHCLGAAGGVEAIATIQAIQTGKLHPTINLENPIIEIEGLDLVAHKAQDWDIDVAMSNSFGFGGHNSTILFSRYIP
- the rsfS gene encoding ribosome silencing factor, coding for MELFCFNLLKVIAKVIDSKKGNNPVVLDVRSISQLTDYFVFAEGNVGVHVKALADNIVEELKSHDISPLHVDGLSHSDWVVIDYGFIVIHLFVSSVREQYRLEELWKDGSIITSKLLAS